Genomic window (Cardiocondyla obscurior isolate alpha-2009 linkage group LG21, Cobs3.1, whole genome shotgun sequence):
GAAATCTCGACTTACGTTGGAATAAATGCTTCCACAGCGGCagtaaagatatataaaagcCGACGTCTCCTATGCACGGATAAGATTTGAATATGGCAGCTATCGCAAGGTAAGAGAACGCCAGTAGCATCGGGTCGCGCCGTAATCGCAGTGCTAAAGGGACTATGTACAGTAAACTAACGTTTATTTGAAAGGACGCGATGAAGAGCCATCTGAAATGCTCGAACATTTCTGTGAAGAAGTACCAGTACAGCCCGATATTAGGACGTAAGTCGGGAACAGTTAGAATGAAACCGATCGTGCTTCCCAAAAATGACCAGCTTCCCATGATGCAGTAAGAAATGGCAAACAGGGCAGTCAGGATACTCGTGAACGCAACCACCATCGTGACGATActgatttttttgtttcttcctgCACTGGCAATGTAAATAGTTGCCGGTACCATGAGCGACACGGGATAGAGTCCTTGCAACGTTAATAACGCTACCGACGTACAGCTCCAGAGCACGGAGCGCTTCGTCATCGATGCCAACGCGATTGAGTAAAGTAAATTCGTAAAAACCGTGGTCGTCAGGCCAacgcaatttaatattatgtacGGATTGAACAGATACGCCGCGGAAACATATAAAGCAGATGTACCGGGAACGTCTTTGCTGGACTCCTTATCCTcgtccttcttttctttcctcttcgttgcctgtaaattaaatataatcattGCTCACTTTCGCCACGAAATGTGGTAGCTTAAATTATAATACCACACTGACCAACTCGATCGCGTAATGTTTCGCCGCGAAAGCCAGGCATAGGGCGGTTGTTAGATCAACGACCACGAACAGCAGAAATAACGCCCATTGCGGTAAATATTCCTGCATCAAGTGGAACATGTACAAACCGATCGGAGTCTCGTGGAACAGATCTCCTTCATATGGATCTATACCAAACTTGTGCAAGTAGACTCCTTCGGTCACTGAAAAATCAggaaagtattaaaatagcaggattaatttatttcatttattatacttccgtttaattaaatattaatttaacgtttgaAATGAAAGCGATGCGCCGTGCATGTCACCGCGAAACAGAAACTGCTTCTTCGGCGGCTGGTGAACGGGCTGATGACCCGGCCGGTTGACTAACCTCTTTTCCAGGAATTCAAGGCGGTCGACACCTCGACGCGGTTGCCTATGATCTTCTGATACTCAGAGTTCATTATCAGCAGCCTGATGGTGCCGGCCAGGGCGAAGTTCGACAACAATTTTTTCGACATGATACCAGCCTGCCGTTCGCACTACCAGAATCGATTCATTTGTCTCCCTCGCGATAGGTTAACCTACCGCGGCACCCGCATCGGGGGCTCGAAAGGATACCATTTATCGTTAAATCACACCGCGCCCGCGATCCTCCGTAACTGACAATTCGCCGAACGCGCTCGTCACTCGATCCGCGATATACGCCTACACATTTATCGTGATTATCGCGATCATTCTGCGAACGTAAAGGGAACGAAACTTCGACGTCAACACCACGGGCGACACTCGACACGTTGCGTTCGTACAATAAAAAGCGCGTTCGTTCGTAATTACCTTAAAAGCACTCCCCCCCCGCGATTATCGAAaggaaattacaatttaaatacttaaaaataaaaaaaaaaaactttaaaaatgcatgataaaaatctctttaaatatatacaattttagttgaatattttattgaaatttattcgaactctttaaagagaaaattatattgcggcttaaaaattttttttttaatttttgaacatttgcgttattaaaaaaataattccgtgattttattaattgataaataatgaATGTACGGGTAGCAAAAAAATGTGGAACGCTTCACGATTTTGCGTGTCATCCTTGCGCAGGGGCCATGCTAATCTTCTCTGTATCGTTCCAATTTTAGTATATGTACTGCCGAAGCAGTACGATAGACGTCCCGCTTAATGGAACTTATATACAGAATGGAGTATACAACGGCGCTGTCGAGAAATAGGAAGCTGCGGATGTTTGCCATCTATTGAATAAATCGAGCAGTCACGTTGCGACAtaacctttaaaaaaaaacaagcgaGGTATAAGACACTCGAGCAGTAATGATAACGCAGCaaatataaactaaaaaaaaagatcaattATTTAATGGTGACTCTGACGTAAAAATTGAATCTTTGAGGTAAAGATCAACGCGATGTTTTAGTGacgttataatttaaatcttaatatgTTAGAACGTAACGTTATAACAAGTGAAATTTGTTTGAATGCTTGAAAGATAAGCTTTCATTTGTTTAAAGTCAACAACtgtatcaataatttttatctcattgTAGGTCCGTAAATTATGCGATTGAAAGGATGGAGATACGGCGTATTCGTTGGAAGTTTTGTTGGACTTATAGGCACATGCTGTTATGTCTCTATGATACGTCCTATGTTGAATCCTGAACCATATAGTATTTGTCtgcaaaatattaagaattaaattttgtacaaataattattttaattaataatttttcttttttttttcagaaagaATAAGAGAACATGCCTTCTCGGATAGATctacataatttctttttttttttttagatttgttTAAATTCCTATACAGTTTATGTATATGTTAATAGTATGTTATATTGTTTGATAAGTTCCTTCCATGTTCTCCGAGATTCTGCAAGAGataggtaattaaaaatacaaaattaaatggattgttgtacaaaataaatgtctgttaatatttattaaaactgtaTAATTATGGAAAGTATATAGGTCAGAAAAAGATTGTACTTCGGGATCTCCACGGGATTATCGACTTTTTCCCATGACTTATGCACTTTCCACGTAATCAACGACTTGATTACCTGTACAATTATCACAAAAGAAATTTCGCTCGTACAGACTAGAAATTTCATTACAAGTACATAGCCTCGCGACTGTACACACGCATACGCATACGTAATAAGCCTTGTGTTAAAAATCATCGTCGTCACATACGTCGAGAAATACGTCGAATGCTTGCCGATTGCAGTTGCCTTCCGCAGTAAAAACATATTTGTGAAACGTTCCATCCATACATACAGctgaaattgtaattaaaaattaatagaagaaGCAATGTATATCAGCGATATATTTTTGTGCGAAGAATAAATACGCTACCTATCACAGAATTGTGTGTGCCGAACGCGCAAACGCAAGCACATTCTGGAGGTACTGTGAAGGTGGCCAATGCCCATTGACTTTCGACATAATTGCCCAGAAAACCCATGTTcgaaaatctaaaaaaaaaaaaaaaaaaaaaatcgtatgtattacatattaaaattaattatttgtgtaTGTAAAGACCAACATAATTTACGTACGTAGATCGTCGATTCAAACTGGTATTTTTTAGAGCGAATATGTGCACTGTTCCTTTATCGCTCGAGACGCACAAAAATTCCGAGTCTCTACTAAACGTTATGCTGcaagaaaatataaagataatttataaatttcgaaGTTAATAGCGTTAACAATATTGCTAATCgtatgatattaattaatttacactgACCAGTAGAGTGTGGCTGGATCGGCCCCACGCCTTAGTTCGACCAGTAAATTTCTACGTACGGAATCCCATACTCTAATTAAAGTTCCCTGAACAGACGCAGTTGCAATCATAGTTCCATTTCCATTAACCGCCAAACACGCCAGTGCACCCTATTATCATTACAACATAcataaaaatgtgataaattacattaaaaaaaaaaaaaaaaattaagcagtaaatttttattatttattattattacgaaataattttcgtaagaCAAAAATGTCCGAGTAGCAAAAGATAAAGATACCTGATGAGCCGAAAGAGTAATAGGGGCACTAGAACTACCGGCTTCGGTAGCACCAAGATCTACTAATTGCACACTGCCAAGTTTATGACCGGGAAACGCCAGCAATTGTCTCTGCGCCGTTGCGAACGTCGCTATTTCCACCAAGCCCGTTGGATTGTCTCTCGTCTCTAGCGTTAACAGTCTTCGAACCGGTGTAGGAAATGAAAAGACATGTATTTCTCGCTGTAGTGCTACAATCATTCTagaacagaaatattttttttaagcaaacaCTCCGTatatgaggaaaaaaaaaaaaaaaaaaaaaaaaaacgtgaacTTTCGTACTTGTCCCTTCGCAATCTGACTGCTTTTATGAGACTGGTAAATGTGACTTCCATGACGAACTTTTTCGATAAATCGTCATAAATGAGAACAGTGTTATCTGCAAATTTCGCTCGATTGCCGCCGCCTACGACGGCAATTACATTTGTTCTCCAAAGCATCTCGGCCATGGAGATGCTTCCCATTAAATCATTATCGAAATGCGCTTTCTCGACCAGCGGATCGACGTTATAAATCCTCAGCCCGGACTCCATGCAGCACGTAAAACATCCtagaaaaaaatgatagatcccagtaaaaaaaaaaaaaaatcgtattctGCGGATTTCCAAGCTTTTGCTGGTTGCATGGCGAGATTTACCTTGATCCTGATTAAATCTCAGGCTATGAATACCTTTCGCAGCCATCGCGACTCTCGTGGATGATCAACAAAGCAAATAGAAGTAGTTCTCCCAATAGAACTCTCGAGACTCCGATCTCTTCAGGGAAAACTGATTTTTAGCGACCGTCCGAATTCCGGATCCATGACACGGTCGATTTGCACGCGCAAATTTATTCAAGCATTTAATGTTTCTATTCACTTCTATTATTTACAGTCAACAAGTGCTTCTTTACGCCAGTGAGTGCGTTACCCAGTTAGAAGCTCCGAAGATGAAAACAATACTACAGTCGCGTTCcgaacgttattaaaaagagATGTCCGTAACCTAACTTGATCACAGGTTCGTTTTTTTCAGCTGAACTGGCTTCACTACTTCGGAGGTTAACTCTCCCCTTTTAAGAACAGAGGGGGAAAAAGATAACCTTTAAACTGGCGTCTCCTAGCGATAGCATGAGCCGAGGTTGTAagttgtgataaaaaaattacatttaatatacacCGTTAACGGGGTTTGCGTTTGCAAGGAGGATTTATCGTTCTCCCGACGACGCGAGCCAGTCTTAAAAAGCAACGATGGACTTCCAAAATCGCCCGGGTGGCAAAACCGGCGGCGGAGGCGTTGCCTCCTGGTCGGAGAGCAACCGCGATCGCCGGGAGCGGCTCCGTCAGCTCGCCCTGGAGACCATCGACCTGAACAAGGATccatattttatgaaaaatcaCCTGGGCTCGTACGAGTGTAAACTGTGCCTTACTTTGCACAACAACGAAGGCAGTTATCTGGCGCACACTCAGGGTAAGAAGCATCAGGCCAACTTGGCCAGGAGAGCCGCGAAAGAGGCCAAGGAGGCACCGCAAACCCTCGCGCCCGAGAAGCCACGCGTCGAGCCGAAGAAGTTCGTCAAGATCGGTCGGCCTGGTTATCGAGTCACCAAGCAACGTGATCCGGAATCTGGTCAGCAGAGTCTGTTGTTCCAAGTAGATTATCCAGAGGTAGCGGACAACGTGATACCGCGGCACAGGTTCATGTCTGCCTACGAACAAAGGGTTGAGCCACCAGATCGCAAATGGCAGTATCTATTGTTTGCAGCCGAGCCGTACGAAACTATTGctttcaaagtaaaaaaaatacttaatttattttaacattaatttccCAAGTATTTCTAGAATATTTTGTTCCATTgatactttaaaataataatattgaaataaataaaaaatttttatgcgtACTATTGACGTTACGATTTGTAGGTCCCCAGCAGGGAAGTCGAAAAGGCGGAAGGGAAATTTTGGACCCACTGGAACAAAGACACGAAGCAGTTTTTCTTGCAGTTTGCGTTTAAGAATGAGAAACCATCCGTGGGCAAAGTACCGCCGCCGCCTGTTCCTTTAATAAGACCAGGATTAGGTCCGATGGTGCCGGTTCCGCCGCCTCCGCCTAGACCGCCGATATTCAATCCAGTACCACCGCCACCGGCTCTCTTGGCAACTGGAATGCAAATACCTCCTCCACCACCTCATATAGCATAAAGAATctgacaaattttaataaatattaattttttcttattaaataatacagttTTATATTCGCTATAATCGATCGTAAgactataatttatttataaaaattatttgtgataGAGACATatgaaaaataagagaaatttGCTAAAAATGTGTTTATTTAGCATATCATCGAAATACACCCGCCACAAATTACTTGCGATCTTTTATTTCACAAGCTTTAATAAAGGTtggatactttttttttagtttatggagatctgaaaataaaatcgaaacattttataaaattatttatcggaacacaacgatttaaataaatgtacaaagttgcatttcattaaaatattgtacagTTTACAGACGATCCGGTACTATGTTGCAATGACGATAAAGAAATGTCGatgttttaagaaaaaaacataCTCGACGATTATGCGCATAAAACACAAGCACCGCCGACTGCCTTGATCTTGTCCTCCGCCCGTTTACTGAAGAATTTAGCCTTAACGATAACAGGCTGCTTTGGCAGGCGGCCTTTTCCCAAAAGTTTGTAATATCcctaaaaacaattaatatcgATCAGTAGACGTttcatttacaaaaatataattttaatttttaacaagattaaattatcacacaagttatatataattttataacttaataattttttatattttatagaaatcaGAAACAACGAATCAACAGGAATATAAGTGTTGTACAGCACTTTTCAGTCCGCCCGTTGCAATTCAtcatattgaaaatattaatatttaaaaatctacacaaaataaaaaaaaaaaaaaggtttataGCTTACCGCTTTTACGAGATCAATTACGGGCGCTTTGCCTTCCACATTTTCGTACTTTAATCGCGTTTGTTCCGAAACCAGTGTCCACAATTTGTCTAGATTTATAGTTGGGCACCATTTAGTATTTCGTCTGAGGTGATAATTTCTCATCCCAAGCtgcaaaatgcaaaatatatttattaagagaaaaaaagaaaaattatcggTAACACATCTCTTAAAAATCATTTAGGTTATACAGATACAGTCAACACAATTTAATTCGTCGGTAAAGACTAAAATCTCATTAAAATATGTAGCCCTTTTTACAATACAACAGCACAAAGGCAGATTATTACCTTTCCGAAGTAACCAGGATGGTACTtgtcgaaattaattcgatgGTGATGCATACCACCAGCATTACCGCGACCACCTGGATGTTTTCTATGTTTCcctaaaagataaaaataaaattaaaaaaaaaaacgaaggtactataaatcgtaataatcgtaaaaataaaatttccgaaatttatactttacaccgtgcataaataaataaaagataaacagataaaataattttacgaaaaatattctacgttaacaaaaaattaaatactttttttaagaACAATATTTTAAGGAGAAAGAAACATATTCGTTTATTCATATCGTGCAATATTtatcagtttttatttaattcatatggCTAAATTTATTAGACACATACCAACGCGACCATGGCCATGGCTCACGTGTCCACGTAGCTTCCTCGTCTTCTTCTTGTGTGTAGACTAAGCAAAtagaaagtaataaattatagataattattaacagtAGATCATTcgcaataaattgtaaatttatcaattCGTTCGAAAATCGTCAGATTATTTAGAACGAAATAAGAATTTTGGAGGTTAACGTTATCCGGTATGGCgttaatatattgaaaaattcttttcgcgaatataatgaatgtacaaaattattcacgattatttcaattatacaCTTATCGCTAATAAATGATGAACGGAGCGACGATGCTTTCGAAATTGTTGGATTATCTTTAAGAACGCCGCAAAACAGAAACACTCACCATCTTAGTGAAGCAACGAAGGAAAAGAGATGCTTCAGGTCTGCCAAtctaaattaatcgaaatgtGTACTACACATGCGCGCGTTGTACAGAAAAATTCCGCCAATCACAAGTTGTTAGAAATATTTCGAATGgtcaataaaaaagatttattcaaTTTCCTTATTATCAGctaattaatcgattttattgttgccgtatattaaattatatatatctttttgttacagatcgacgcagctgagTCCACTGCtgtcaacgaaagtgtcgtcaccgtcgatattattaattgtacgaaccacagccggttcgtcggccgttcCGCGAGTTCCGTACAGTATTCAGACGgtttttttctaaacgcgagtgccgaaaaaaaacgcgcgatagtgttaattaattttcgcgagtaaaatcacggtcggggtgttcgcgagtgacttgtgcgcggaaggacgactcgtCACGACGTTGCAACTGAGAGGAagagcaggcccgggaagggcatcatgcatcggcggagcagcttataagtaaatataaattttattctcatttagaaaatcttgaaaaaaattaagctttacctttacattaattttaatagcaacgtgtctatattaatatgtttctttttatgttatagTCACCGGCagttctacaactccgctgaagctcacgcagattggtaagtcgcatgattttctttttcgtagtTTGCAATTGGAGTTACAAAAAAgtggtatttaaaaaatagatttctttacattaaaaatttgtaatttacgatttttttatacgacaccttatatttaataataggTAATGGATTGGATTAAAATTAGGTCGGAGTTGAAGTCAGAATAGAGTTGGGTTGCACACtggcgtaaaaagaaaaaagaaatgcataaaAATAGATGTATAGAATaggtataaatttaatgtttatttCCAATTTACCTATACTtacttatatataatttaataatttgtaaaaatatttatctttcgtaaaactgttaattttttacttgatCTTTTCGGTAATGACATTGATAAAACTTTGGCGGTAATCAGGAGTTAGTTTTCGTTTACGTAACTTTCTAGAAAAATGCAGAGTTCGATGTAGTTGCGTATTCTACGTTATAGAAAACTGGTCCCCGGTAATTCTGGTGTTTCTTTGTATGTTGTCTCAGGTTCTttggatatatgtatatccattactttataattaaaatatatcttttgtaATTCATTCATTTTATATGCAACCTATAACTCTTCTTTGCCCAGTATCCTccaaatctaaaaaatatatatcatttaattacataaaaccGAAATGCAAATAGTACACGACATTTAAGATTAGTTAATTATAGCTCTGTATAGGAATTTGATGcctttgtaaaaatattttgatgaaaagaaaaaaaaaattaattactatgaagaaattaataaagattgaTAGTAATAAGCAACGTATCGCTGTAAGTTAGAATGTAAGCggatacaattttaattttaaaaattcgataatatattttatatagattttgcttttaataatttttatgttccCCTTAATTGAAATGCATGTCAAATTATATGATAATATTTAGTagtatgatttaaaaaaaaaaaattaaagtatgaTTTACgtaacttataatttttttttatgatcgtaacgacgtttaatattattagtcGAGTTAGACTTACAAGTTAGTTTAGATGATTACTTGAATGAAGCTTTAATTAAGATTAGAATGCAGGTGAGTTCAAGTTAGGGCTGCCCGGTGTTGACGAGGGCGATGATGGGGTACCTGGGGGCGATGCCTCCAATGGGCAAACCAAATTACCGAAATCCATCTCGTTTTTACTCTTCTTACGTTTCAGCGTAAATTGAGATTTCTTTGGTAccttgattaaaatttaataattcattattaaaaaaataattacattaaaataatttagtataagaaataataaattgcaagaCCGTAAGAacgtattttaaatgttaatgatGAATAAAAACTCACCTTTAATCTAGCGGTAAGCGTTAGGGGAACAAATCCGAGTGTACTTTCCATCTCTCGCTTTTGTTGAACAACCTCTCTGCCGAGGATCTGATTAAAGTGTGTCGTCAGGTGTCTACGAAGTAAAGTTTTCGCTGGTGGAATGCTGAGTAATGTGGCGAGTAGCTCGGAAGTAAATCGACCTTCGTGAACCATCAAACCGCCATGAACACCGGAACCGCGCATATTTGGTGCGTACTCTGCGAGATCTACAACACGTAGCCACTCCATTACACGGTGGTTCGTCCACAGGGTTACATTTGTACCGTCGGCACCGTTCCCATTTACCGATCTTCTTTCCAAATTGTCAAATTCAAAGTTCAAGTCACGTAAAACCTACAATATAAGTATTTATCATTAACATTGTCCTAAAtgctgattaaaaattaattatatacttgtgatataatatttaattatatgtagcTTTTAACATAATTCTACATTGTGAGATACCTGAATTCCACGTCTCAAACTGGCAGCATGTAACTGTGCAGCCACTCCGAGATTTAAAAGATCCTCTGTAGTCAATCTGTGTAAAACTCTACCATCAATTTTGGCGTTGTGAAAGGCTTCTTTATGTTGTGGCAGTCCAATATCGTCTAACCATCGTAAGACAGCCACATTATCCATCTGCGAGATCAAAGCGGACCTTTActctcgtatttttttcagacgtaacacgaaaaaattataataacatcGATCGCAACCTTATGAGAACCAAATAGTCCAGCGCCGTTGTTTCGCTCTGATTCAATGGCATAAAGCAACTTTTTCCTGTGCAGGGTATTCTTTATATCTAACTCTTTTTCCAGTTGAACCTGCGTGGCGTCAAGTAGCTTTGATCCGGTGGCACCCCATCGTCTCAACTCACCAGCGTAGCATTCCAGACCAAGGCGAGCCAGCCAGTCAGCTATTTCTTCCATACCAAGTTCGGTAAGTGGTTTCGGTGGCAATTCCATTTGCGCGTTTGCTTCACTGATTACGATTTTCGTTTCTTCCGCtagaacaattttatttattttataactgcACGTAACTTTATACGTGTGCGTTGAATAACGATATCTAAATTGAGTCTTCGCGATACAGatgtgaaattaaattggCACGACTTACTGCAGCAATCttatttatgttattattttataagtatttatTAGCAACATACGATTGAATCAGTagatgattaatttaataatctttgGCTTTAAAATTTCACAGAATAAAATctaacgttaaaataaaaaaaaaggtctttttaataaaagcatatttataaaaattaattcgtattaTAAAGgcttaaataatgtattaaataataatacgccCAAATGCATGCGCATCAgcgagtaataatttataagcaaattattatttctttaattaatcgcaaCAACATGCTGTTACTTAAATCGATTGAAAATTGATATTTGttcgttattaaaaacttttaaatgtGGCACCCCGCatgcttaaataaaaatcgatcgGAACCTAGAATAGGAGCGGACAGACATCTCGCAGAGACTCCCCTAACAGCCAAAGGTACGGTTGTATGCGCTCCCGAGACTAAATTTGGAACCTTACCAAATACAACGCCTTTCTTGGACGTCGGCGGCCTAGGAAGACTACTATATTGACCCGTGTGTCTGCTGAATCGTTCTCcctgaaataaataacaaagctcaattaattaataaattctttttttatattattctataatatatgtataataatataaaattttatattataatattaaaaaatatatactaacATTCGATAAAGGGCTTGTATTACGCAGCGATAAATTTTCGTGCTCCAAACTAGCTTGTCTGAGTTTCATTTCAGACAAAGAGGTAAGAAGTTCCAATTTTTGAGTCTCTAAAGCGCTTCTTGATAGAActtcctataaaaaaaaaaacacataaaACTATAAAGTAATTACACAAGATTACAAGATAAATTACCTTTTGTAACACTTCTTCCATTTGTCTCAGAGTATCTTTCTTTTCCTGAAGCAGACTCTCGAGTTcttgaattttattcgattgCGCGTCGACTTGTTCAGATAAAACTGACACTTCCATGTGCAATGCCCCACGTTCACTTTCTAATTTCCTTAATCGTTcctaaaaaagtaaaacaataaAACGGTCATTAACAtcttaatcataaaaaaattttactgttctgaaaaaaattaataaataaataaaataaaataaaattaaattaaatattttattacaaaagtaaAAGGATCAAGGAAGAATTCACACTTATAATATCGttcaatttgtaattttattattgattttttcaTACAATATACCTCGGTCTTGctatgataattatttaagcaCATATTGCTTCCGCAGTGAAATTGTTGCAGTGAGCAGTAATGGTGAGGCCTATCTTTCTCGTGGTAGATCAAATCACTATGAGACATAGTTCTTTGGTCGCGATCCACTCTACTGCGAAATCTGCGCCGCCTTCTG
Coding sequences:
- the Liprin-beta gene encoding liprin-beta-2 isoform X3 produces the protein MENIWSDNISEERKDLTPILEEEDKSQAKGSQSDSSDAASTIKRWNSRWTPSEGYDSSGTSTNSDAGDEYAEDYPRDIRIDLSKSAIMPDNQTPYRSQECLCQACLLGYAKMIALQGSMPNICAVSNGMANICSAGSTAHLGSFPSLCTMPCSSVSSELAHHAVKEHARGIIHYPHVCNLQQDPIFAKERETHANSKTNSTTSLPVSSTGRSAGSLDRRRRRFRSRVDRDQRTMSHSDLIYHEKDRPHHYCSLQQFHCGSNMCLNNYHSKTEERLRKLESERGALHMEVSVLSEQVDAQSNKIQELESLLQEKKDTLRQMEEVLQKEVLSRSALETQKLELLTSLSEMKLRQASLEHENLSLRNTSPLSNGERFSRHTGQYSSLPRPPTSKKGVVFGKVPNLVSGAHTTVPLAVRGVSARCLSAPILAEETKIVISEANAQMELPPKPLTELGMEEIADWLARLGLECYAGELRRWGATGSKLLDATQVQLEKELDIKNTLHRKKLLYAIESERNNGAGLFGSHKMDNVAVLRWLDDIGLPQHKEAFHNAKIDGRVLHRLTTEDLLNLGVAAQLHAASLRRGIQVLRDLNFEFDNLERRSVNGNGADGTNVTLWTNHRVMEWLRVVDLAEYAPNMRGSGVHGGLMVHEGRFTSELLATLLSIPPAKTLLRRHLTTHFNQILGREVVQQKREMESTLGFVPLTLTARLKVPKKSQFTLKRKKSKNEMDFDLEDTGQRRVIGCI
- the Liprin-beta gene encoding liprin-beta-2 isoform X2, with product MENIWSDNISEERKDLTPILEEEDKSQAKGSQSDSSDAASTIKRWNSRWTPSEGYDSSGTSTNSDAGDEYAEDYPRDIRIDLSKSAIMPDNQTPYRSQECLCQACLLGYAKMIALQGSMPNICAVSNGMANICSAGSTAHLGSFPSLCTMPCSSVSSELAHHAVKEHARGIIHYPHVCNLQQDPIFAKERETHANSKTNSTTSLPVSSTGRSAGSLDRRRRRFRSRVDRDQRTMSHSDLIYHEKDRPHHYCSLQQFHCGSNMCLNNYHSKTEERLRKLESERGALHMEVSVLSEQVDAQSNKIQELESLLQEKKDTLRQMEEVLQKEVLSRSALETQKLELLTSLSEMKLRQASLEHENLSLRNTSPLSNGERFSRHTGQYSSLPRPPTSKKGVVFGKVPNLVSGAHTTVPLAVRGVSARCLSAPILAEETKIVISEANAQMELPPKPLTELGMEEIADWLARLGLECYAGELRRWGATGSKLLDATQVQLEKELDIKNTLHRKKLLYAIESERNNGAGLFGSHKMDNVAVLRWLDDIGLPQHKEAFHNAKIDGRVLHRLTTEDLLNLGVAAQLHAASLRRGIQVLRDLNFEFDNLERRSVNGNGADGTNVTLWTNHRVMEWLRVVDLAEYAPNMRGSGVHGGLMVHEGRFTSELLATLLSIPPAKTLLRRHLTTHFNQILGREVVQQKREMESTLGFVPLTLTARLKVPKKSQFTLKRKKSKNEMDFGNLVCPLEASPPDLEDTGQRRVIGCI
- the Liprin-beta gene encoding liprin-beta-1 isoform X1 produces the protein MENIWSDNISEERKDLTPILEEEDKSQAKGSQSDSSDAASTIKRWNSRWTPSEGYDSSGTSTNSDAGDEYAEDYPRDIRIDLSKSAIMPDNQTPYRSQECLCQACLLGYAKMIALQGSMPNICAVSNGMANICSAGSTAHLGSFPSLCTMPCSSVSSELAHHAVKEHARGIIHYPHVCNLQQDPIFAKERETHANSKTNSTTSLPVSSTGRSAGSLDRRRRRFRSRVDRDQRTMSHSDLIYHEKDRPHHYCSLQQFHCGSNMCLNNYHSKTEERLRKLESERGALHMEVSVLSEQVDAQSNKIQELESLLQEKKDTLRQMEEVLQKEVLSRSALETQKLELLTSLSEMKLRQASLEHENLSLRNTSPLSNGERFSRHTGQYSSLPRPPTSKKGVVFGKVPNLVSGAHTTVPLAVRGVSARCLSAPILAEETKIVISEANAQMELPPKPLTELGMEEIADWLARLGLECYAGELRRWGATGSKLLDATQVQLEKELDIKNTLHRKKLLYAIESERNNGAGLFGSHKMDNVAVLRWLDDIGLPQHKEAFHNAKIDGRVLHRLTTEDLLNLGVAAQLHAASLRRGIQVLRDLNFEFDNLERRSVNGNGADGTNVTLWTNHRVMEWLRVVDLAEYAPNMRGSGVHGGLMVHEGRFTSELLATLLSIPPAKTLLRRHLTTHFNQILGREVVQQKREMESTLGFVPLTLTARLKVPKKSQFTLKRKKSKNEMDFGNLVCPLEASPPGTPSSPSSTPGSPNLNSPAF
- the Liprin-beta gene encoding liprin-beta-1 isoform X5 yields the protein MMGKSEERNGTTAQAGESTFLAKNSNEASKMLEAALLQMDDIISGACAESSVESTPEWKNSVKEATRNLVTAIKSAPMPPLPPDSVTQNILLAWMQPERLRKLESERGALHMEVSVLSEQVDAQSNKIQELESLLQEKKDTLRQMEEVLQKEVLSRSALETQKLELLTSLSEMKLRQASLEHENLSLRNTSPLSNGERFSRHTGQYSSLPRPPTSKKGVVFGKVPNLVSGAHTTVPLAVRGVSARCLSAPILAEETKIVISEANAQMELPPKPLTELGMEEIADWLARLGLECYAGELRRWGATGSKLLDATQVQLEKELDIKNTLHRKKLLYAIESERNNGAGLFGSHKMDNVAVLRWLDDIGLPQHKEAFHNAKIDGRVLHRLTTEDLLNLGVAAQLHAASLRRGIQVLRDLNFEFDNLERRSVNGNGADGTNVTLWTNHRVMEWLRVVDLAEYAPNMRGSGVHGGLMVHEGRFTSELLATLLSIPPAKTLLRRHLTTHFNQILGREVVQQKREMESTLGFVPLTLTARLKVPKKSQFTLKRKKSKNEMDFGNLVCPLEASPPGTPSSPSSTPGSPNLNSPAF